One Thermotoga sp. genomic window, GTCGAGTTCTATGGCTTTTGGAAGCACCACATAACGAGGAGGCTCAGCTTCGTTCCAGAAACGATCCTTCACGTTCAGAATACCTCTGTCCGCTTTCCAGTTGAGGTAGTTTTTCACCACAACGAGTTTGTTACGCTGGGTGGTGGGAGCGTTGCTTGATATTCTGTGTAGATATTCCCTCCAGGAATCAAGGGTGACGGGTTCGTACTCGGCGAACTCCTTCAAAATGGAGCGATACTGGTACAGTGTTCTTTCGCTTCTTTTCTTCACTACCCTGAGATATTCCAAGTATTCCTTCACAGGAACCACCTTCCTGTTTCTAATTATATGGTACAATCGATAACGCCGAAAGAAGAGATAGTATGCTCGAGGGAAAACTTGTAAGGCTCAGGGCTTACAGAAGAGAAGACATAGAAAAAGCACTGGAGTACATTAACGACCCGGAGGTAAAGAAATACCTTGTACGGGGGATCCCATTCCCCTGGCAAAGAGAAGATGAGGAAAAATGGTATCAAAACCTGAACCCCTTCAGCATAAATTCTTACTCATTCGCCATTGAAAAACTGAGCAGTGGAGAATACATAGGGGGTTGTGGTATCAACAAGATCGATTGGAAAAACTCTGTGGCAGAAGTTGGAATATTCTTGGGAAGATCCCGCTGGAACCAGGGGTATGGAACAGACGCCATGAGAATCCTCGTAGGATTCATCTTCGACGAGATGAACATAAACAAGATCAAACTCCACACGTACAGTTTCAACGAACGTGCAAAAAGGGTCTATGAAAAAGAAGGGTTCAAGGTGGAAGGTATCCTGAGGCAAGAACTGTTCAGGGAAGGCAAGTACCATGATATCATCGTGATGGGATTGTTGAGAAGTGAGTGGAGAGATTTCATTGAAATAAATCCCTGAGATCGACCAGCTTCACCTCTTCAGTCTCTTTAAGACCTTCGAAACCGCTTTTGGAAAAGAGATAATAAACGACGGTGAAATCCTCCACACGAAGATCTTTCAAAAGGTACGCAACTTTGTTTCTGAGCCTATTCAGAACACGAATGTCCACTTTTTTGTTCGACCATTTACACTCACCCACATAGAGTGTGTTTCCTTTGACTCCTACAAGATCGATTTCCATGTCTTTGTCCCACCATCTGCCAACTTTTTCCACGCCCACGTTTCTGACCATATACTGCCGGGCGATCTTTTCGAAAGTGAACGAGACGTGTTGATTGAACGTGGAATCTATTCTTCTCAGTGTCTCTTCTCTCAAGCCGCGATATATCAATTCTTTGTTCGGATATATATACCTAAAATAAAACCTCAGGTACTCATCGGACAGGTAATATCTTGGTTTACGCTTTGGCTTTCTGGTCAAAGAGAAAGGAAGTTCTTTTTCAACGAGTCTCAACTCCACCAGTCTTGAAAGATAGACGTTGATGCTCTTGAAATCAATCCCAGAAAGGTTTGCTATTTCCGAAGGAACAGTCTTACCCTGTGCTATCACTTGAAGTATCGAGTAGTAACTTGAAGGATCGTGGAATTCTTCCAGGGTCAGAAATCGTCCTTCTTCCACCAGATATTCTCCCGGTGTGAGTACCTTTTCCACCAGTGCTGTTTGAAAATCTCTGTATTCTGAGAACTCAAGAAGATACAGCGGAATACCACCTGTGACGCTGTAGGCCTTTACATAATCCTCTTCGTTCTCGAAATTCAGGAACTTTGCAGAGTTGAAGAAATCAAGAGGGAGAATCTGATACTGACCGGTTCTTCTGCCGTAAAGAGGGCTATTCTGCGTGAGAGCGATTTTTTCAATCATACCGATGTAGGAACCGCAAAGGATCATTTTAATGCCCATTTTAGAAAATACCTCATCCCACCACCTCTGAAGAACACTCATGAAACTTTCATCACGCATAGGAATGTACTGAAATTCATCAAAAACAACTGTTTTCAAGTCTTTTCGTGTTTCAAACACGTTTTTCAGTAGAGAAAAAAACTCGTCCCAGGAAGAAATTTTCAAGGTAGCTGGTAGTTTCAGAATAGCCTTTATTTCGTCCAAAAAGCGATTCATCAGCTGGAAGCTACTGGAAAGATCTGCTGTGAAAAACAAAGCCTTCTCAAGGCAATTCTGAAGAAGAAACGTCTTCCCCACACGTCGTCTCCCATATACAATTAAAAGCTCTGCCCTGTTACTTGAAGCCTTCCTTCTCAAAAATTCACATTCTTTTTCCCTGTCGATGAGCATCTCCTTCGCCCCCTGAATATTATATATCAACAAAAGATAAATACCAAATTGGTAAATTTAAATTCAGTAAATGTGAATTTATAATTTTTCATAGCCCATTCCATCTGTTCGAATACTTCAAAGTATGATTGTCGTAAAATTGGCATAGTCACATGAGTGTGATTCAAGTGCATCTTTAATAGCGTGCTTATTTTTCACTGCGTTTCCTCTTTAGAGTATCAATGAGGCGTTTATGTATGATATGGCTTGAATAATTCATGAATTTTTTCGGTTGCTTCAAATGCGGTTAAATTGGTTATCGTGCAATATCAATCAGGTTCGGGTAAGGTTGCAGCATCCTCTTTGTAATGCTTCAGGAATGAGTACTCTTCAATGACTCTATCCACTACCTCATCAGGAAATCTCTTCTTAAGAGTCAATCGAGTACTTGAATCGTATCGTGGAATCTCTTCCCGCCAATCTTCGAGATCCAAAAGTGAATATTCCCGATTATTTATTTCAAGGATCTAGACAGGTACTGGTTTAGCTTTAGCATTAAAAGTTCCAAGTACTCGTATGATTCTTGTCGAGTCAAAAACTGTGGGATCGCTATTAGGAACCTTTGTAAGTCCTGAATTGATTTCTTCGATGAGATTAAAATTGTCGGTAGCTTCCTTCAAGATCCAATAGGCGTGAATTCCATGCCCGCTATCTATAATGATTGAAGGTGTAAGGATCCAGGTTTTTAGTTGCTTTACCGCTTCAGTGATCTTCCTTCTTTTTCACAATCTACGTCTATCCATGCTGCCCAGACGTATTTCAGGTTTCCGCAAGTGCCTGAAGAATTGTTTTTTTCTTGGAGCGATGTCAAAATAAACATTTCGATTCTTTGAATGTGGCTGGATGAACTTCGGTGATGTGGAAGAAAAACTAAGACCGCCAGGAATTATCCATCTGGATTCCAAGAAGAAAGGCGAAGATCGATATAGCCATTCTCGGGGAAAGATTTTTAAAGAATTCACCATACCGTGTTAAAATCGGTAGGAAGAATCCTTCTCCCTTTTAAAGGTCTTGGGAGAATACTAAGGATACTAAGCCCTTGGGTTTTGTAGTATTTCTACTATCATCTATATAGCGTACATCTATATAACGTATGGCCTCCCCTATATCACAGATACCTCACTCTAAGAGAACACAAAACTTTTGACTATTAAATTCATCTTTTCGTTGTAAGGATACTCAAATTCGATATAGTCCAGCGTTGAGTAAACGAATTCGTACATATCGAGGTCGAAGGATACACCGCTTCGTTCCAAAAGCTTCAGGACAGTGTATAGGAATACTGTAGGCAGTCAGAATATCTGGTGTATTACTGCCGATCTTCTTTTCTTTTATCCATGAAATTGGTTTAAAGAAAAAAGAAATATGTGATGGGCAGAGTAAAATCTACTTGCTTAAGAGGAGATCTAGGGCATACTTGAAAATAAACATTTCGAGTTCATTACGTTTCATTGATTTGATGACACCTAGTTATTTTGAAAGGACCTGTAATTCTTTGTAAAGTGTGATTTTCGAATCATGTTCGGAAGCAGTTTCTGGATCTTCCAATTTCCATTGTGATTTGTCAAAACATTTTGTAACTTCGATAGTCCCAAACAAACGCCTCGAAGAGATAGATGGGGCCATA contains:
- a CDS encoding ATP-binding protein — encoded protein: MLIDREKECEFLRRKASSNRAELLIVYGRRRVGKTFLLQNCLEKALFFTADLSSSFQLMNRFLDEIKAILKLPATLKISSWDEFFSLLKNVFETRKDLKTVVFDEFQYIPMRDESFMSVLQRWWDEVFSKMGIKMILCGSYIGMIEKIALTQNSPLYGRRTGQYQILPLDFFNSAKFLNFENEEDYVKAYSVTGGIPLYLLEFSEYRDFQTALVEKVLTPGEYLVEEGRFLTLEEFHDPSSYYSILQVIAQGKTVPSEIANLSGIDFKSINVYLSRLVELRLVEKELPFSLTRKPKRKPRYYLSDEYLRFYFRYIYPNKELIYRGLREETLRRIDSTFNQHVSFTFEKIARQYMVRNVGVEKVGRWWDKDMEIDLVGVKGNTLYVGECKWSNKKVDIRVLNRLRNKVAYLLKDLRVEDFTVVYYLFSKSGFEGLKETEEVKLVDLRDLFQ
- a CDS encoding GNAT family protein encodes the protein MLEGKLVRLRAYRREDIEKALEYINDPEVKKYLVRGIPFPWQREDEEKWYQNLNPFSINSYSFAIEKLSSGEYIGGCGINKIDWKNSVAEVGIFLGRSRWNQGYGTDAMRILVGFIFDEMNINKIKLHTYSFNERAKRVYEKEGFKVEGILRQELFREGKYHDIIVMGLLRSEWRDFIEINP